In Desulfomonilia bacterium, a single genomic region encodes these proteins:
- a CDS encoding efflux transporter outer membrane subunit: protein MKRLSLYLLSALIISGCAIGKDYKRPEIDIPEKFSIPEKAAEEQIDSAWWEGFNDPKLNVLIVESIKQNQDVRIAVARINEYAGRYQATRSEMFPQVGAGAQGGRQKIPDYDILSQMGMNPTYNTWTVSANANWELDIWGKLRRANEAARADLLSQEYAKRAVLLSLVTSVAQGYLNLINLDLQLVISKQTADSRKGTLKIFQDRYAGGVVSEVELNQVISEYQLALAKIPQIEKAISQQENALCVLLGRNPGHIDRNMDLNNQKMPPIPSGLPSDLLERRPDIMQAEQALIAANAKIGVAKAQYFPSISLTGALGTTSAELSDLFTGPAQVWNFSVPITMPIFTAGAIRGQVKAAEAVREETLANYKKTIQAAFADVDDSLTGYQKITEQGAAQEKQVQALRNYRDLSYLRYENGYTDYLEVLDADSRLFDTELSYVQTKSNQAFAVVSIYKAMGGGWKTAETILDPPKPDVKKADKK from the coding sequence ATGAAAAGGCTCTCTCTGTATCTTTTATCAGCGTTAATTATTTCAGGGTGTGCCATAGGCAAAGACTACAAAAGGCCTGAAATTGACATACCTGAAAAGTTCAGCATCCCGGAAAAGGCCGCAGAGGAACAGATCGATTCTGCATGGTGGGAAGGCTTCAATGACCCCAAGCTGAATGTTCTGATTGTCGAGTCGATAAAACAGAATCAGGATGTCAGGATAGCCGTTGCGCGCATAAACGAATACGCCGGACGCTATCAGGCCACCAGGTCTGAAATGTTCCCTCAGGTCGGCGCGGGCGCACAGGGCGGACGGCAGAAGATACCGGACTATGACATCCTGTCGCAGATGGGAATGAATCCGACCTACAACACATGGACTGTGAGCGCCAATGCAAACTGGGAGCTTGACATATGGGGAAAGTTGAGAAGGGCCAACGAGGCGGCCAGGGCTGACCTGCTGTCTCAGGAATACGCAAAAAGGGCCGTACTGTTGAGCCTTGTCACATCGGTGGCGCAGGGATATCTGAATCTTATAAATCTCGACCTGCAGCTCGTCATCTCTAAGCAGACTGCCGACAGCCGAAAGGGGACACTCAAGATCTTCCAGGACAGGTATGCGGGAGGTGTCGTATCAGAGGTTGAGCTGAACCAGGTCATTTCAGAATACCAGCTTGCCCTTGCCAAGATACCCCAGATAGAAAAAGCCATATCACAGCAGGAAAATGCCCTGTGCGTATTGCTCGGCAGGAACCCCGGACACATCGACAGAAATATGGATTTAAACAATCAGAAGATGCCGCCCATACCTTCAGGGCTTCCATCCGACCTCCTGGAGAGGCGGCCGGATATAATGCAGGCGGAGCAGGCCCTGATCGCGGCCAACGCCAAGATCGGCGTTGCGAAGGCGCAATATTTCCCGAGCATATCCCTTACAGGCGCATTGGGAACAACCAGCGCGGAGCTGTCGGACCTGTTCACCGGACCCGCACAGGTATGGAATTTTTCAGTCCCGATCACCATGCCAATATTTACGGCAGGCGCCATAAGAGGACAAGTAAAGGCCGCCGAAGCGGTCAGGGAGGAAACTCTGGCCAATTACAAAAAGACAATTCAGGCTGCTTTTGCTGATGTTGATGATTCACTTACGGGCTACCAGAAGATAACCGAACAGGGCGCTGCACAGGAAAAGCAGGTTCAGGCGCTAAGGAACTACCGTGACCTTTCATATCTCAGATATGAAAACGGATATACCGATTATCTGGAGGTTCTGGATGCGGACAGCAGGCTTTTCGATACAGAACTTTCCTATGTGCAGACAAAGAGCAATCAGGCATTTGCTGTTGTAAGCATATACAAAGCAATGGGTGGAGGCTGGAAAACAGCCGAGACCATACTTGATCCGCCAAAGCCGGACGTCAAGAAAGCGGACAAGAAATAG
- a CDS encoding MFS transporter → MARSKMPARDVITLALMVLMFVFLQADTNVMTAILTDLKAEYGVSEVTLGFIGSLFTILGAIVSIFFGYFSDKGSRKWLLVLIVLIGEIPCILTGIPALTKSIEMFALWRILSGIGLGGIFPLTFSLLSDYFREEDRAVASAWLGVAWAIGILFGMMAAGFLTPMNLFGLGWRLPFIVVAAPNIPIAIIFALYAKDPERGRREAALEELIDAGAEYKQKIRLSDFKYVFSNRTNIWSFLQGLPGTVPWGILSFWIIYFFEQVRHISKEKATFVITMLGVGATIGGLLAGYIGEWLYKKDPRFMPAFCGVCVLLGVIPAFMLVNIPIDPSGSGYQVYIILAIVTGFFVSAAGPNVRAILMNVNRPENRGTVFACFNITDNIGKGFGPAIGGLVLPLLGYIGMMNFAVFWWIPCGLIFFMIMLYIRKDRDALLKLMAERAEEMKKSS, encoded by the coding sequence ATGGCCAGATCGAAAATGCCGGCAAGGGATGTGATAACGCTTGCGCTGATGGTGCTCATGTTTGTATTTCTGCAGGCGGATACCAACGTTATGACCGCGATACTCACCGACCTGAAGGCCGAGTACGGGGTAAGCGAAGTGACGCTGGGATTCATCGGATCTCTCTTCACAATACTGGGCGCTATCGTAAGCATATTCTTCGGGTACTTTTCCGACAAGGGATCCAGAAAATGGCTGCTCGTGCTCATAGTCCTCATAGGCGAAATCCCGTGCATATTGACAGGCATACCCGCACTTACGAAAAGTATAGAGATGTTCGCTCTATGGCGCATACTCTCGGGCATTGGACTGGGCGGCATATTCCCTCTCACCTTCTCTCTTCTGTCCGACTACTTCCGCGAGGAAGACCGGGCCGTCGCCTCTGCATGGCTTGGTGTGGCATGGGCCATAGGCATTCTCTTCGGCATGATGGCGGCCGGTTTCCTGACGCCGATGAACCTGTTCGGCCTTGGATGGAGGCTGCCCTTCATAGTGGTCGCAGCACCCAACATACCGATAGCGATAATATTCGCTCTTTATGCAAAGGACCCGGAAAGGGGCCGCAGGGAAGCAGCTCTCGAGGAACTCATCGACGCAGGCGCCGAATACAAGCAGAAGATCCGCCTGAGCGACTTCAAGTACGTCTTCTCTAACAGGACGAACATCTGGTCTTTCCTCCAGGGGCTTCCCGGCACCGTGCCCTGGGGCATTCTCAGCTTCTGGATAATATACTTCTTCGAGCAGGTCAGACACATCAGCAAGGAAAAGGCGACATTCGTAATCACAATGCTCGGAGTCGGAGCAACCATAGGCGGCCTGCTGGCAGGATATATCGGCGAATGGCTCTACAAAAAAGACCCGAGGTTCATGCCCGCCTTCTGCGGCGTTTGCGTCCTTTTGGGGGTGATTCCTGCATTCATGCTTGTCAATATTCCGATTGACCCGTCAGGATCCGGCTATCAGGTTTATATAATACTTGCGATAGTGACAGGGTTCTTCGTATCCGCTGCGGGTCCGAATGTAAGGGCCATACTCATGAACGTCAACCGCCCTGAGAACAGGGGAACCGTGTTTGCCTGCTTTAATATTACCGACAACATAGGCAAAGGCTTTGGACCGGCAATCGGCGGGCTTGTGCTACCGCTGCTAGGCTATATCGGCATGATGAACTTCGCCGTTTTCTGGTGGATTCCCTGTGGGCTGATATTCTTCATGATAATGCTCTATATAAGAAAGGATCGCGACGCACTCTTAAAGCTTATGGCCGAGCGCGCCGAGGAAATGAAAAAAAGCTCTTAG
- a CDS encoding PAS domain S-box protein — translation MHRLFSGLRFQLVLLILIIVLPLSGLFIYSAFEQRRIDMGQINTDVIKLTKVSANQQQRFFENSREILLLLSLLPAIRDNNPSKCNETFSRLLSLYPFYSNIAAYSPSGDCFSSAIPLNKAINSSGEAWFKRAVLSRNFSIGNYHTKGSITGRKGISAALPVYDEAGALKAVLRVSIDLSMLGNLITENLLPDGAVIIVSDRNGTILARNPDHEKYVGKTFNNIPMIRGMLKNDSNDLIPVKGMDGVERLCSFAEVRIAPEAVLFLVTGISKSVAVSRINRSLAYNLTGLLLFTLLAISLAWYGADKLLISKINNLQRATERLSTGSLEERSGFRDYNGEIGSLAYSFDNMADSLEQRQKEIDDAHESMMVLNERLIATLDAIPDYLFEVDEFGIIYDFRAPQPEKMQVMPELFVGRNVRDILSETSTAIVEKAISEARETGVHYGSSYSFETSSGTRWFELSIASKGDTASSERRFIAIAHDITTQKRMEEELRRNETKYREIFNNAFYGIFRSSFGKKFVDMNKALSDMFGYDSPKEMIDSVSDIEELYVNPVEREKMKAELIKSGFVKNLVIELKHRDGHHIWGRFNVQAILDENRNVILYEGSVEDITKMKQAEDALKQSEERYRMIIENSYDIIFNLNDRGDFTYLSPSFEKNTGYKISETLGTQFLDILHPDDIQKCMEAFTETCSGKLVSGTEYRFRHSDGSWHWYNINGSIYHDSKGSFVSLTGIAWDVTKRKLAEEELHKKSAELQLIFNNMINAFVVWESSFDQDGNYVSFRFGQFNDAFTKITGLKNENIRGKDVFDVWPETEQSWVDAYGSVALTGVPRIFDMYHGPTKKWYHCNAYRPSDSQNHICVIFEDITELKEVEEQRINLERQLQQTQKLEGLGVLAGGIAHDFNNILMVITGNADLALMDIPEQSPAASKIENIKKASFRAADLCKQMLAYSGKGRFMVVPINLSDLINDMKNMLEISVSKKVSLRYYLGRDLPSINADVAQIQQIILNLVINASEALDDKKGNIVISTTGLEYNSKDDSATLSYGEIKEGGSCVCLDITDDGCGMDKETVDKIFDPFYTTKFTGRGLGLAAVQGIVRGHKGAIKIFSEIDKGTTFRIFFPAIEKAAVDFRTPSGKQKDWTGSGVVLIADDEEYVCNICKQLLENWGFEVLIASDGKEALNVFRENSDIISLVLLDVTMPEMNGDEVFREIRLINPEMPVIMSSGYGEQEVVSRFEENNLSGFVQKPYHSDTLKSVIRKALAKQ, via the coding sequence ATGCACAGATTGTTTTCCGGACTGCGTTTTCAGCTGGTCCTTCTGATATTGATAATAGTCCTGCCCCTGTCGGGACTTTTTATATATTCAGCCTTTGAACAACGCCGCATCGATATGGGTCAGATAAACACAGATGTAATTAAATTGACAAAGGTCTCGGCAAACCAGCAGCAGAGATTTTTTGAAAACTCGAGGGAGATACTTCTGTTGCTTTCCCTTCTGCCTGCAATCAGGGACAACAACCCGTCAAAATGCAATGAAACATTTTCAAGATTATTAAGTCTCTATCCTTTCTACTCTAACATAGCCGCCTACAGCCCTTCGGGAGACTGCTTCTCCAGCGCCATACCTCTCAATAAAGCCATCAATTCCTCAGGTGAGGCATGGTTCAAGCGAGCAGTACTGAGCAGGAACTTCTCGATCGGGAATTATCATACGAAAGGTTCCATTACGGGCAGGAAAGGAATCAGTGCCGCTCTCCCTGTATATGACGAGGCGGGCGCCTTGAAAGCCGTATTAAGGGTTTCCATCGACCTTTCGATGCTGGGCAATTTGATAACGGAGAACCTTCTTCCTGATGGAGCGGTAATCATTGTATCCGACCGCAACGGCACCATACTTGCCCGTAACCCTGATCATGAAAAATATGTGGGGAAGACCTTCAACAACATTCCCATGATACGGGGGATGCTGAAAAACGACAGTAATGACCTGATACCAGTCAAGGGTATGGACGGCGTAGAAAGGCTCTGTTCATTTGCCGAGGTCAGGATAGCACCTGAGGCGGTTCTTTTTCTGGTCACGGGCATATCCAAATCTGTTGCTGTATCCAGGATAAACAGATCGCTAGCATATAATCTTACAGGGCTGTTACTCTTTACACTGCTTGCCATAAGCCTCGCCTGGTACGGCGCAGACAAGCTTCTGATAAGCAAGATAAACAATCTGCAAAGGGCAACCGAAAGATTGAGTACGGGCAGCCTCGAGGAGCGCTCCGGGTTCAGGGACTACAACGGCGAGATAGGCTCTCTTGCGTACTCTTTCGACAACATGGCCGATTCTCTCGAACAGCGCCAGAAGGAAATAGATGATGCGCATGAGTCCATGATGGTCCTCAATGAAAGGCTTATAGCAACACTTGATGCCATTCCCGATTACCTGTTCGAGGTGGATGAATTTGGCATTATCTATGACTTCAGGGCGCCTCAGCCGGAGAAAATGCAAGTGATGCCTGAACTTTTTGTAGGCAGGAATGTCCGGGACATACTCAGTGAAACCTCCACCGCCATAGTCGAAAAAGCGATCAGTGAGGCAAGAGAAACCGGCGTACATTACGGTTCGTCATACTCCTTTGAGACATCGTCCGGCACACGCTGGTTCGAACTCTCGATCGCTTCCAAGGGCGATACGGCCTCATCCGAACGCAGGTTCATCGCCATAGCCCATGACATAACCACTCAGAAACGCATGGAAGAGGAACTCCGCCGGAACGAAACGAAATACCGTGAAATCTTCAACAATGCCTTTTACGGGATATTCCGTTCGTCATTCGGAAAGAAATTCGTCGATATGAACAAGGCCCTCTCGGACATGTTCGGCTATGACTCTCCAAAGGAGATGATTGACAGTGTATCGGACATAGAGGAGCTTTACGTAAATCCCGTCGAACGGGAGAAAATGAAAGCAGAACTCATAAAAAGCGGCTTCGTAAAAAACCTTGTAATTGAATTAAAGCATCGAGACGGTCACCATATCTGGGGAAGGTTCAATGTGCAGGCCATTCTGGATGAAAACAGAAATGTTATCCTATACGAAGGTTCGGTTGAAGACATAACAAAGATGAAACAGGCCGAGGATGCCCTCAAGCAGAGTGAAGAGAGATACAGGATGATCATTGAGAACAGCTATGACATAATCTTCAATCTGAACGACAGAGGCGATTTTACTTACCTCTCGCCTTCATTCGAAAAAAATACAGGATATAAAATATCGGAAACGCTGGGAACCCAATTCTTAGATATACTGCATCCCGACGATATTCAGAAATGCATGGAGGCATTTACCGAAACATGCTCCGGAAAGCTGGTATCAGGGACCGAATACCGTTTCAGACACAGTGACGGCAGCTGGCACTGGTACAACATAAACGGCTCCATATACCATGACTCCAAAGGCTCTTTCGTAAGCCTCACCGGAATCGCATGGGATGTCACCAAGCGCAAGCTGGCCGAGGAGGAGCTTCATAAGAAATCCGCTGAGCTGCAGCTTATATTCAATAATATGATCAATGCATTCGTCGTCTGGGAGTCTTCGTTCGACCAGGACGGCAATTATGTAAGCTTCCGCTTCGGACAGTTCAACGATGCCTTCACAAAGATTACCGGACTCAAGAACGAAAACATCCGGGGAAAGGATGTTTTCGACGTCTGGCCGGAAACCGAACAGAGCTGGGTGGATGCATACGGCAGCGTTGCCCTGACAGGCGTCCCCCGAATATTCGACATGTATCACGGACCTACAAAAAAATGGTATCACTGCAATGCCTACCGTCCTTCTGATTCGCAAAACCATATATGCGTAATATTCGAGGATATTACTGAACTCAAGGAGGTTGAGGAACAGCGCATCAACCTCGAGAGGCAGCTCCAGCAGACGCAGAAGCTTGAAGGTCTGGGCGTGCTTGCAGGAGGAATAGCCCACGACTTCAACAACATATTGATGGTCATAACCGGCAATGCGGATCTTGCTTTGATGGATATCCCCGAGCAGTCTCCGGCCGCATCCAAGATCGAGAACATCAAAAAGGCTTCCTTCCGTGCAGCGGACCTGTGCAAGCAGATGCTGGCCTACTCGGGAAAAGGGCGTTTCATGGTCGTTCCGATCAACCTGTCGGACCTTATCAACGACATGAAGAACATGCTTGAGATATCTGTCTCCAAAAAGGTCAGCCTCAGATACTATCTCGGCAGAGACCTACCTTCAATAAATGCCGATGTGGCCCAGATACAGCAGATTATACTCAATCTGGTTATCAATGCCTCGGAAGCGCTCGATGATAAAAAAGGCAATATCGTTATCTCAACAACAGGACTTGAATACAACAGCAAGGATGATAGCGCAACGCTTTCCTACGGCGAAATCAAGGAGGGGGGCAGCTGCGTCTGTCTCGATATTACCGATGACGGATGCGGTATGGATAAAGAGACGGTTGATAAAATCTTTGACCCGTTCTACACCACCAAATTTACCGGAAGGGGACTGGGGCTCGCAGCCGTTCAAGGCATTGTACGCGGGCACAAAGGGGCAATAAAGATATTCAGCGAAATCGACAAAGGGACGACATTCAGGATATTTTTCCCTGCAATCGAAAAAGCCGCGGTTGATTTCCGCACACCATCCGGGAAGCAGAAAGATTGGACCGGCAGCGGAGTCGTCCTGATAGCGGACGATGAGGAATATGTATGCAATATCTGCAAGCAGCTGCTGGAAAACTGGGGGTTCGAGGTTTTAATCGCATCTGACGGGAAAGAGGCGCTGAACGTCTTCAGAGAAAACTCCGATATAATCAGTCTAGTG